DNA sequence from the Butyricimonas faecalis genome:
GCTTCAAAGGAGTCGTGGAACGAGCCTACAAGCAATCCGGACAACGGGTTGCCATTCTTGTTGACGAGTATGACAAACCTCTGTTACAAGCCATCGGTAACGAGGAGCTTCAACGGGAATACCGTAACACGCTGAAACCGTTTTACGGGGTACTTAAAACAATGGACGGGTGTATCCAGTTTGCCATGCTCACGGGCGTGACTAAATTCGGTAAGGTAAGCGTGTTCAGTGACCTGAATAACTTGGAAGATCTTTCCATGTGGAATGAATATATCACTCTTTGCGGTGTCAGCAATCAGGAAATACATGAAAATTTAGAAGAAGAATTACATGAATTTGCCAAGGTCCAAAATATGACCTACGATGAAGTCAACGCGGAACTGGGGAAATGGTATGACGGGTATCACTTCACACACGACTCGATTGGTATATATAATCCGTTTAGCCTGCTAAACGCATTCAAGCGGAAAGACTTCAACAATTACTGGTTCGAAACGGGCACACCGACGTATCTCGTGGAGCTACTGAAACGCAATCATTATGACTTGGAACGCATGGCTACCGAAGAAACCAGTTCCGACGTCTTGAATAGCATTTACGGTGATGAACAGCCTATTCCCGTGATCTTCCAAAGCGGGTACCTCACTATTAAAAGCTATGATAAAGAATTCGGATTGTACCGCCTAGGATTTCCAAATAAAGAAGTGGAGGAAGGTTTTATCAATTTTCTGATGCCTTTTTACACCCGATTCAACAAAATCGAAGCCCCGTTTGAAATACAAAAATTCGTCCGTGAAATACGTGCCGGGCAACTAGAAGCCTTTTTCAATAGGTTGAAAAGCTTCCTGGCCGATACTCCTTACGAACTGATCAGCGAACAGGAACGGCATTATCAAAACGTGCTTTTCATTATCTTCAAGTTGGTAGGTTTTTACACGGAAGTAGAGTATCACACTTCCGAGGGTCGCGTGGATCTCGTGTTGAAGACCAAAGATTATATCTATATCATGGAGTTTAAACTGAATGGCAGTGCCGAGGATGCCTTGCAACAAATCCACGACAAGCATTACG
Encoded proteins:
- a CDS encoding ATP-binding protein, giving the protein MSEKIYPIGIQNFEKIRKEGYFYIDKTALIYRLVKTGSYYFLSRPRRFGKSLLISTLEAYFRGEKELFKGLAIEKLEKDWVKRPVLHIDLNIGKYDAPDSLDKILNEALVKWESVFGTGAGESTLALRFKGVVERAYKQSGQRVAILVDEYDKPLLQAIGNEELQREYRNTLKPFYGVLKTMDGCIQFAMLTGVTKFGKVSVFSDLNNLEDLSMWNEYITLCGVSNQEIHENLEEELHEFAKVQNMTYDEVNAELGKWYDGYHFTHDSIGIYNPFSLLNAFKRKDFNNYWFETGTPTYLVELLKRNHYDLERMATEETSSDVLNSIYGDEQPIPVIFQSGYLTIKSYDKEFGLYRLGFPNKEVEEGFINFLMPFYTRFNKIEAPFEIQKFVREIRAGQLEAFFNRLKSFLADTPYELISEQERHYQNVLFIIFKLVGFYTEVEYHTSEGRVDLVLKTKDYIYIMEFKLNGSAEDALQQIHDKHYAQPFQSDKRKIFKIGVNFSSKTRNIEKWIVES